In the Sphingobacterium sp. PCS056 genome, ATAGTTGTAGTTTTTGAAGATAGTGAAGAAGAAGGGCATTATATAGAAACGGCTGTTCAATTGTAATTGAACAGCCGTTTACTGTTAGTTTTGTTAGCCTTATCTGCTATAACGAATTTGTTGACGATCCATCATACCCATTTGATCTTTCATCATTTTAATCTGATCAGCCAACAATTTGTTTTTATCTGCTTTTTTAGCTTCCTGTAAATATTTCTCTGCCTCACGTTTGTTGCGTTTGGCCATAGAGATACCAGCTAAGCTGAGTTTTGCAAGAGCAATATTGTGATCCATATGAAGACCCAATGTCAATGCTTTTTTGAAATACTTCTCAGCTTGCATAGGAGCACGTTGCGATTCGATCAAGCCGATCAACATATTGTAGTAACCATATTGAGCAGGTATTAGCTGTTTCTCATAGTTTGTGATTTTATTTAACCATTTTTCAGCTTTTGGCATATCTTGTTTGCGAAGAAACCATTGAGCCAACAACATATATTCGTGGAAGAATACCGTTACAAATCCAATAATTGTCAGGAATATCCCTAAAATACCCCATCCCCATTGGCCGAACCAAAATAAAGCAACAGTTCCAACCAATAGCAAACTGCTAATAATAATTCTTACAAGATTTGACATATGTCTATATTTAATGTAAATGTATACCAAGTTTAATTTTGCAAATATCCGTTAAATTGTGCGCTAAAGCAACTTGTTTAGTTGTTATTTTGTAAAATTGTATATTTAAAGTATGGGAAAACGTTTTGATCAATCTTGGGAACCTATTTTAGGTCCACTTTTAGATCAGCATTATATGGCTGAACTATCATTTTTTGTACAGCAGGCGAGAAATCAGGGTCGTGTATTTCCACCTCGAGAATTGGTTTTTAATGCATTTAAGCTAACAGGATTTGATTCTTTAAAAGTCGTTATTTTAGGACAAGATCCTTATCATAATGATGGACAAGCACACGGGTTAGCATTTTCTGTTCCGGATGGTATTGCTTTACCACCATCGTTAAAAAACATATTCAAGGAGTTGGAGACTGATATTCCAGGTTTTAAGACGCCGCGATCTGGAGATTTATCGCACTGGGCAAAGCAAGGGGTACTCTTGTTAAACGCAACATTAACAGTCAATGCCCATCAAGCTGGTTCACATCAAAAAAGAGGATGGGAGCACTTTACTGATCAGGTTATAAAAGCTATTTCCGATCAGAAAGATGCTGTTGTGTTTTTATTTTGGGGTGCATATGCACAAAAGAAAGCAAGTTTAATAGATGGGAGTAAGCATTTAATTTTGAGTACCGTACATCCCTCTCCTTTGTCCGTTTATCGTGGTTTTTTTGGTTGTCGGCATTTTTCGCAAGCAAATTATTTCTTGCAAAAACATGGAGAAAAACCAATCGATTGGAAGCTGGTGTAAATATGTTAAGCAGTCATTTCTTCTTCGAGTAGGGATTGTAGCTCTTGAGTGGAAATATGATGTAGGTGATTTACTTTTAACTTTTTGTGGTGAAGTAGAATATGCGTGACCATGAGATGACTATCATAAGTGACTTTTAGGTCTTTAAGACTTTTTATTCTTTCTTCAGTTTCGCCTATAATGGCATATTCGAAAGTGCCTGTGATGGTAAATCGCTGAATGAGTAGTTGGTTGTTTTTAAGCAAAGTGAAGTCAAACCACGCTCCTTCTCCTACACCGCCAAGATATTGAGCATTTTCTGGGATATGGAGGGGCTTGTGTTTGTGTAGCATACTACCAATAGTAATGTCTTCTGGTAATAAGGCAGCCTGACTGCTATATACATTTTCGCTTAATTTCTTAATCAGGAATAGGAGGGATTGGATGCGTGACATCCTGAAATTAAGTAACCCCTGTTGCGGAGTATAACTGTAAATCATTTTATTTTCGGCCGAATTGACCAAATTACTTATTGGACTTGCTTTAATGGTTTCTGGGAAATTGATCGGATGAATCCAAGAAAATTTTTTGGAAGAAGCAAATAGTAAGCGGGTAATGAAGCGCGAACAGTTGTTGTTGCCTTTTGCTACGGCTCCGTAGGGATAAGAACCTTTTTGAACCCAAGAATCAGCAAATTTTTTTGCCTGTTTAAAGTTTAGACTTTTTACAATAGAAAAATACAACTCTCCGCTACCCTGCATAGCAGGCTTCATACTTTCAAAATGCATTGCTATACTTTCTAAATTGGAAATATCCCCATTGTCAAATGTTGCTTTGATCGCAATGTTTAAAAGGGGATCCGAATCTTTAGATCGTGCTCGACCATATCCCCTGGGTGAAATATAACGTCCGAAATCGTAATATAATAATTCACCTGTGTTGGCGGAAATAAGTACAATACCTGTATGTCCAACTTTAAAATTTAGATTTTTTACAATACCAATTTTTTTGAAAAACATCATCCATTTTTCATCCCCTCTTATTGTGGCGTCTGGCCAAGATAAAATAAGGGCAAAATCATGATATGCTGTTGGTTGATCTCTCATAACTGTCTTGTAAAGGTAATAAATATAATGTACAGACCTGACCTTTTCGATTGCGGTGAGTGCCCATCAGATTATGCGTTTAAAAACTGCTACGAGTAATGGTAGGTATTGGCGTCATCCACGGTATCGCAAACGGTCTAGGGGCTACGGCGGATAAGAATGGAGTGAGTTGAATGTAGCTGAGAAGCTGGTGCTAGGCTGCGATACATCATAATATTGCTTTTGTTGCAAAAGCTTCTCTACGTTTTACATGAAGCAAGATGAGAATGGCAATCACATCTTGCTTTTATATTTCTGATTCAGAATCAGTAGGACATTACAAAAAAAATTAAATGTTCTTTATCAAGAGCGTTCATGAACTATTAACTTGTATTTTAATGATAATCAACATTTCCTCCTGGTTATCTTAACCTAAACCAATACCCTATTTAAATAGTAGCAGTTGCTTTTAAAATTAGTTTTAATATTCCAATGGAATAATGGGCTCTTTCTTGCTGGTGGACATAATCATCATCGTCTGAAAAGTCTTCACAAAAGGAATCTTGGCTATTTTCTCCATGATAACTGCTTCATAAGCTTTGATATCTTTGACATATACCTT is a window encoding:
- the ung gene encoding uracil-DNA glycosylase yields the protein MGKRFDQSWEPILGPLLDQHYMAELSFFVQQARNQGRVFPPRELVFNAFKLTGFDSLKVVILGQDPYHNDGQAHGLAFSVPDGIALPPSLKNIFKELETDIPGFKTPRSGDLSHWAKQGVLLLNATLTVNAHQAGSHQKRGWEHFTDQVIKAISDQKDAVVFLFWGAYAQKKASLIDGSKHLILSTVHPSPLSVYRGFFGCRHFSQANYFLQKHGEKPIDWKLV
- a CDS encoding DUF6695 family protein; this translates as MRDQPTAYHDFALILSWPDATIRGDEKWMMFFKKIGIVKNLNFKVGHTGIVLISANTGELLYYDFGRYISPRGYGRARSKDSDPLLNIAIKATFDNGDISNLESIAMHFESMKPAMQGSGELYFSIVKSLNFKQAKKFADSWVQKGSYPYGAVAKGNNNCSRFITRLLFASSKKFSWIHPINFPETIKASPISNLVNSAENKMIYSYTPQQGLLNFRMSRIQSLLFLIKKLSENVYSSQAALLPEDITIGSMLHKHKPLHIPENAQYLGGVGEGAWFDFTLLKNNQLLIQRFTITGTFEYAIIGETEERIKSLKDLKVTYDSHLMVTHILLHHKKLKVNHLHHISTQELQSLLEEEMTA
- a CDS encoding tetratricopeptide repeat protein — protein: MSNLVRIIISSLLLVGTVALFWFGQWGWGILGIFLTIIGFVTVFFHEYMLLAQWFLRKQDMPKAEKWLNKITNYEKQLIPAQYGYYNMLIGLIESQRAPMQAEKYFKKALTLGLHMDHNIALAKLSLAGISMAKRNKREAEKYLQEAKKADKNKLLADQIKMMKDQMGMMDRQQIRYSR